The Amphiura filiformis chromosome 1, Afil_fr2py, whole genome shotgun sequence nucleotide sequence AGGTGAGCGTCGTCAGACGCATCCGGCGATAGATCAAAGGCGAACAGTGTGTATCCTCCGGCGTAATCTTCCCTGGCTATCTGTACGCCTCGGTCCTTGTGCAGGTTGCTTGTGCCTTGAAACAACGTCTGATAAGCCATTATATGTCCTTGATGGGTAGGTTGAGCGTCGGCTTCTTCGAAACGAGGTCTGAGGGGTTTCCACGGAATGGTTTCTCCGTTGCAGTGTAGAGCGAGGTAGTTTAAGTTGAAATGTTTGAAGAAATACGGATTCTTGGCGTACGCTCCATTGTAGGCGGTATTATCTACGAGTCCAAAGATGATGCGCCTGGGTATCTGTCCAGTAAACAAGCTTTCTCGAACGAAAGAGAGATTACCTTGCGGGATCGAGAAACTCTTGACGTCTACGCGACGAATAGGGTACTTGGCGGTTACTCCGCCTCCCAATAGAAACTTTTCCTGACAGAAAATGTCCGAATGAATCATTCCGACCATATCCACCACGCGACTATTGTGGGTAAACTGAGCACGTTTCTTCAGTCCGACGTTAGCTTCATCGTCTATTAGCGCGGGGTCGCAGATATCCATTTTGTAAGGGGTATCTTTGTAGAAGAGCGACGATGTCAAGTGCGATCTCGTAGCGTCCGATCCGTAAGTGAGCAGAGTTTCTATCATGGCGCGATAGGCGTAAGTGTTGGAAGCGACGCTGACCATTCTATCGTTCAAGTGGACGTCCACCTGATTGAACATCGAATGTAAAAACAGGTTCGTAGGTCCGACCGGGGCGTCTTGCGGTATATCGGCTCCATCGGGTAACGTGATTTTTGCCCTGATGTACAGTTGAGTTTGCGACAGATCCAAGTAACCATCCGGAGATCCTGGTACCGTAAATTCCAACGGTCCATCTGACGTCACGGCGTTCAACGGTTTATATTCGAGAAATTGACTGCTTAGTATATCGGTCTGAGTCGGTGGAACGCTGAATAGATCCGTTTCCGTTTTAGAACAGGGGCAGGAGTGGTTACTGACGAGAGACATTTTGGCGTAACGTAGACTTAACGGTCGAAGATATCCAGAGGTCTTTTCGCTCGCTTAGCTCGCGATGAAATGACCGATTTTCCGGTAGTCTTTCGCTTTATACCTTTTCGAGCGGGTTGTTTAGACGATCGACGCTGATTCCTCTTCTTCTTAACGGTCGTTTTCTTGGATGAAAGAACGTTTCGTACCGATTCCAGACCACGTTGTCGAGCGGCGGTTCTTAGATTTTGACCGCTCAATACGTCTTGACCCACGTTGATTCCCGTTCTTAGGGCTTCTTTACCCAACTTTTGAGCGCCACGTTTGAGTAAAGGAACGGCCGCTCTGAACATTCCTGAGAGAATACTTCCTAACCCGTACCCCCTTTGCATTCGGGATCCCCTAAAAACGGGGAAATCTCCGCGACCCGTCTGGACGTAACCTCCTTGTTGTCTGCCAACCATGATGATAATGACGTTTATATCGTAACGTTTTACCTTTTAAAGAATCCCGTTTTGACGGCTCTGAAACAGAGTTTGACGATGATCTTGCCGCGCTGAAATAGAATCTTCTCGCCCGTGTCTTGTCTGACGCTCATGGTGATGGTATCGAAACGTTTCATCTTTACCTTGACGAAATGCGGGGATTGGTAAGTACGCGTAACGACTTCCACTCCGTCGCGTTTATCGATGTGAACGTAACGTAAGAGGGGCACGAACGCGTCCCCTACGATCTGATCTTCGACGATATCGGTGTAGAGGTACAGAGAGTACAGCCCTCCGTTTAGATCCATGGGTAAATCCGCCTCGGTAGTTTCGTCGATCAGGGTGTTTCTATCCGTAAATCCGAGAATGGACAAGAGCTGCCGATGTAATTCGATAAAGGCGTTGTTTTGAAGTCTCACTTTGACCTTTTGAGTGTTTTTATTCAAGGTTATTTTCACGTTCTCTTTTCCGAGATCGTCCATGAGCTCGTGTATGGTCAGGGATAACTCTTCCAGGTTTTGGTAATAACCCTGTGGGATGGTAAACATTTTGAGGTTACTTCCCGTCCCATCTCCGCTGTAGAGTACGTTGTTGAAAGGTTCTACGATATTGTAGAACGAGTGAGGGAATGAAATTTCGGTCAGAGCGACTTCCCAATCACCGGACAGGTCGATAGGCTTGAATAACTTGGTGGTGAAATCGTTCAGAGTATTGTCGGGGTAATAATCGAATGAACTGTTGCTGGGTAGCGTAACGTAAAATTCTCCTGCGTCGACCGCCATGATCGGATGTCGAACTACGAGTGATGATTGGAGGCAGTTACGCGTGAATATTATACTGAATCTTCCAGATTCACGACCCAACTGTTAAACTTGTCGGGCCAACCTAACCATTTGACGAAATATTCGGTAACGCCTTGCCGTTTTCTCTTTCGTATGACTTTCTCCACTTTAAACAGACCGTCTTTGTCCTTGGTGACTTTTTGAATCTCCCGGCCGTAGAAAGTGCCTTCGATTTCTTCGTCGTTGAAATCTTTCAACACGTACACTGGTATTCGTCTATCGATCCTTTTCGCCACCACGAACAGTTCCTCGGACCATTGAGGTAGATACCCTTTTCTGAAAGGAAGTTTTTCGACGGAGATGCGGACCAGATCGCCGGACTCGAGGAGATTCTGTTTTTTCGATTTTCTCGAACGTTTATATTTTCCGTACAAAGTCTTCCATACGGTGCTTTCGTTGTCTTTGTTAACGCTGGCGGGACTTTGTTTGATGGAGCGATGGTAGCTGGCGTTGTAACCGTGGACCGCGTCTCGCAAGATGCGATGATACTCGGAACTATTCGTTCTCGTAAAGTACCTGAAAATGCGATCTTTTAAAGTTCGATTAAACCTTTCCACGATAGCCGCTTTGGTATCGGGGTTCTGAGTGGTAAAGAAATGGATATTTTTATCTTTCAAGAGTTTTTGCACGTCTTTATTTAGAAACTCTTTCCCTTTATCGCTCTGTAACTGGGTAGGTTGTCTTCCTTCttcgaaaatatttttcaacgccGAGGCGACGGTAGGTCCTTTCTTGTCCTTCAAGGGTCGCGCCCAAGCAAATTTCGAAAACACGTCGATGCAGGTGAGGACGAATTTGTAGCCTCGATTATATCTGGCCAATTTCTGAAATTCTACGAGATCGATCTACCACGTTTGGTCGATACCGTCCGAGAAATAAATATTTCTGGGAAATCGCCTCCTACTCGGTTTATGCAGAGTGTACGCGTCTTGGGTAAGGAGCCAATTCTCGATATCGCGTCTAGTCAGTCGAAACTCGTCTTCTCGTTTAACCTTTCTATACAATCTTTCTATACCCCGAGACTACCCGGACCCGATACGTCGTAATATAAACTCTTCAAGTAATCGTCCACGTCCCTATCCATGGTTAGTCCAGAGACGATGTGACGAATAAAGAGAAAACAAcgacattttattcatttttgttacgtttaaaaacttttattttgccctattttgcgAAAGATTAATAAATCTCCCACATGTTTCTATTCAGGGAGGATTTACGACGCTTCCGGGTTCTCGCGCTGCGTCTTCGTTTAGGTGTAACGCTCGATATCCCTTCGGAATCGTCAGATTTTCCTCCCGGTTCTTTATTTTTACGATCTCGTAAAGCGTTACGTCTAGCCGTATTAGTGATGAGAGACTCCGGAGTGTTGTTGCGAGCTAACGCTTCGTTAAACAATTCCCAGCCAAACGGTTTCTTGTATCCTTTTCGATTTCTCAACGCGTCGTGGACAAGATCTACCATATTGGACCCTTGTACTTGTGTACCGGACACGATGATTTCTCCTTCGGGGGACCAATCTAGGATGCCTTTCGATCTATTACGTTTTAGATTCTTCAAGAACGCCTTGGCTTTGGCTTCGAAAGAGGCTGGTAAAGTTTCCAATAATTCCGATTCTACCGCGTCGTCAACTTGTTGCGGGGAAGCGACTGGTTCGATTTTAGCAGCCTCCGTTTCAGCGTCGTCGATACTTTCCACTGGCGTTTCAGAATGATTTAGTTTGCGATCCTCGCGTTTCAACAAAATGTTCAACGGTTCCTTTCTGTTACGTTTATCCTTCTTCAGATATCGTTGGAGAGTTTGATGGTACAGTTGCATCATGTCGTGCAACGAAAGATCCGTACGGTCCAGAACGCGTTTCGTATCGTTTTCAGTTCCACCCGTCGCGTCGTTAGTTCTAGCCCGATCGGCGACCATGGTGTTTATCCGGTCCAATTCGCGAGGGTCGATGAGGATCATCTTTTTAGCgtgtttcattttcttttcttgagCAATAGACTTACGATAGTGCCTAGGACGGGCGCTAGAAGAGCTCCGACTAATCCACCCTTCTGGTTAAGAATGGCTCTCTTTCGTTTGCGCGCCACCTTTTTATTACTTAAGGATCGTAAACGTTGTTTGTGAATCGAAAGTTTCTTCTTCTGTTTAACGTTTAGTCGAACGTGTCCCTTGAGTACGTTGAGCGCGCATTCGCACAACGAATCTACCAGACTATTGTCGGCGTGATGTATGATGGCTTTTCTCTGACGAGGATTACACTTGACCAAATATCGGAGAGCGTCGGCGTTCTGCTTCAGTCTCTTTGACATGTTTGTAGAGGAATGAACGTGATCGATACGCGCGACGACATTTATACTCTCGGCACGTAGACGGTTTGTCGCAACCCGTCGAAGATATCGGTGCGTAATCTCAAATCTTCGGGGGTCGTTGGTTTCAGATCCACCAGTAAGTATCCATATCGGTGTTGGGTAGCGTCCACGAAGCTCTCTTGCACGAACTTGACGCGTCCGGGAAAGATCTGTTTGGCTAGATGCACAATCTGAGAGTTATCTCTCGGATTTTTGAAGAGAATCATGTAGTGAGCGTTCAACGATATGGTGCGAAATTGTTTGGACGCCAAAAAGAGATTCTGCACGATGAAAATGACGGACATGTTACGATGATGAGACCCTTTCGTAAACATGTTCATCACCCTGGTATCTCCGGATAATTCCGCCATGAGATCGTCGATGACGACGAGGTTTCGTTTCGAAGGATCGATCAGAGATTCCATATCCTGAGGAAATCCTTCTATAAAACGTATATTATCCATGGATTCACGCATCTCATCGTACGCTGCCTGGTATTCCCCGTACAACCAAATAATCTTGTCGGGAGGACCGTCTACAACCATATCCCCATCAGATATCATCCGTTTGACGAATTGAGTTTTGCCCGAACCCGTAGGTCCCGAAACAATGGCAGTGTACGGATGAATGAGTCTAGCATCCATGGTGATTCTAAAGTTGTCGACGTTTTTCGAGTTTCTCTACGACGTAATCTACAAAGTCCGTATTAACCTTTAACACCGCCCACTGCTCCAACGAGAGATAAATACCGCGTATCGTAGGTAGAATTCCTTCGCCTTTTACGTCACCCGTGAACCGTCTGATGTCCACGCGAATACTGTCGCGATAGTCGCAGACGTTCAGGTATATATCCTTTCCCAAGTGAAGAGTGTGTTGAGGGAGACAGTGCGTTGAGTCTTCCCTAAACTTGACGTTAGTGACGTTCGTTCGAGCTAGATGTAAGGAAGGAAGGGCGGAGGGCAGAGTAAAATTGTGACAGAGATTGACGCTCGTCTCACCTTGATGTCGCGTGATGGTCAAAGCCGTGTTGGTGAGGAGAAGAAGAGCCAGCCCTAATATAGGAAAAGtcgaatattttttcaaattgtcTTTACAGAGACACGGGGTAGGAGGATCTTCGCGTACGTGTTCCAACCGTTCCATCTCGATAGTAAATGATAGAATCTCTCGTTAAACGTCCCCTTTATAGACTCCGTACCCGTAAGGTAGCGTTTCGAAACCATTCACGATCCATCTCTTATCGAAGACCACTCTGTAATCTTTCTTCGATACCCGGCTCTCGATGTTTTTGGTTTTAACGTTACGCACGATTCGATGAGGATCGGTTACCGTTACCCTTTCTTCTCGTTCGCTCGCTTCCGTCGACTTCAAACCTCGTACCATACGTTCCAGGGTGGAATAATTCACCAGTTCGGAATTACGGACGTTCAAAGTGATCCCGCGCACTTTCATAACCGTCTTTCCCGTATCCAATTTGTATACGTAATTCTTGCAGCCGCCCGTGACGAAAGTAGAGATGTGGTTACCGTCTTTGGAGTCGACCTCGTCCGTCAAATGGCCCAGGTAATCGCCGGTAGGAGGTTCCCACTCACCAGGACGCGTGAGGAAAATGACGCTAtctgtaaataaaaacaaaaaaggaggTATAAGTATAAATTAGTCGTACGAGTAACTGGCTGCCCCAcgtagctcagtcggtagagcgtTCGACCGTAGTTCGAAATGTCCCCGGTTCGAACCCGGGCGGGgggaatttttaattaattttttaaaattattttattatcgAAGAAGTGTCTTACCAGTATCTTGATACATAGCGCGATCTCCCAATTTTTCCAGGACTTCATACAACTTTAACCTGGCGTGGCAAGTCGTGAACGCCGCGATGACGACGTTGGTGTTCGGATTAATTCGGGCAAAGTCCCCTTCTTCCCGGTAGGTTACTTCGATGACTTCGTCGTTGATGAGTCGAATATTGTCGACGGTGACGCTATCGCTCGTCAATAACTTGTATACTTCGGAGGGTTCGTCCAGAATAACCGTCTGACTCATGTTGGATCTTTGAGCGAATTTACCTGTAAATTAAAATATAACGAATTATCCTTATTATCTGAATACAAAGAGAAGCTGTTGTGTATTTACTGCCATTTAATATTAGGTTTTACGGTGTAAAAATGAAATACACCTTACCCCACATGCTGTTCAGACACAACTTGGCGAGCGACCGCATGCCCGGGTTCTTTTCGATATTCTCGGAGTCCAGACGTATCCCTTCGTTTTCGAAATATTCGTCTATGTACCGTCGTTGATCTTCGGGGGTCTCGCACCAATCGGGGTAGTCGCTAGCTTCCTGTTTCAATTGGAGAAATTGGTCTATATACTCGGTGAATAATCCGCCCGTCTTTGTCTCTTTATCGTACTCCGCGCGTTGCTCCCAATCCCACACGACTTCGATATTCTCGATTACGTATCCCATCTCCACGGCTTTTTCTACTTCCAGGGTCACCCACGTACCCCTGATCGTTCGGGCTTTATTCGAATGAGGGCAGTAGGCTTGCCGTTTTTCTTCCATGCAGGTTCCACACAGGGCGAACATCAATTTACCGTGACACCTTGCCGGTAAGACGGGGTGATAGAGCCACCTAGGGGGTAAGACCGTACACCGTATCAATCCGAAGTAAGAAGAAATATTCTTGAAGTTATTCGTGTAGATTTTTGGATGACCAACGATATAGGGGCGGTACTTGTTACACCAAGGATAGAGGCTGAAAGACACAAAAATTGGAACATAAAAAAGGTTATGTCTTATCATTCTTTTCAACTAGTTGACATTGATAGGTAAAAATACGCGAATCgaaatgtttagttttaaggACAACGCTTCGACTTACCTGGTAAAATCCAAGTATCTGATGATCTCGCCGTCTTTGACTTGGTGGAAGAGTTTGGTAGCTTCGGTACGACCACCGTACAGGCTCTCTCTCGGGTCCAAGGGTTCGAAATGGGCGGGAACGTCGATCTTCCGTTTCACGTCGGCGGGTAAATCTTTCCAAATCCCCTTCCATTCGTGTTCCCACATTTCTATAATCTCGTACCCGGGGTAATTGACCTCCAACTGTTGCTTTCGGAACAAAGTTATCCGGTAGAGTTCAGCCATAGGTTTCTTGGAGATAGGGTTGAGGGTATCCCCGTCGTAACAGTCGGGACATCCGTGAAACAAACATCCGTGATAAGAGTAGATTCTGCGTTTCTGCGAACAAAAACCGTCAACCGTCACTCTTCCATTCAACCGCACTTCTCCCCCGTTCATCGCGTGCTGTATTTCGATATCGTCCTCGAGAGACACGTAAGTCAACCATCGTATGGAATCGGCGGAAAAGTTCTGGTTCGGACCGTACGCGTGAGGTGGAATGATCGCGATGGTGTTTGGTTGAAGAAAATTTCTTCGTAATACGAGATTACAGGCTGCGGCGATAGTGAGGGGTTTATCTAACGGGTCTACTCCGGGATCGTCTTCTTTCGTTTTGGTAACCCTCATGAACATGTCGCGGAATTTCATGCAACACCGACGAAGGATATCGACGTCACTGACGCAATATTTCAAGAGTTCCTCTTGCAGATCCCACGTCAATCCCTTCTCTTTTTCGGCCGTATGCCAAGCCAAGAACTGATTTTACCATCTTCCGACATTCCTCGGGGTCGAAGAATTCAGCGGCAGGTAGCTCCCCTCGGAAATTCTCGTTTGCTTTCGTATTGAAGAAGTGCGGAAAGTAGCCCTTGCATAATTCTTTGATGCCAAAACTCTTGGGAAGTTTGGAAAGAGGCATCGGAAAGAAGTTAAGACTGTCCTTGAACACGATGTCGGGTCCCGGTACGGTGATGGACATGATCTTCGCGCCGTTCATAATCACTTTCGGCTTTATAGCGTTGTCGTAGAGGAATTGTAGGATAAAATACCCGTCGTACCCTTTCAGGTTATGGGCCATACATCGGGCGTGTTTATGACTCTCTCCCTTGAATAGCCAGAGGCAGAATTCTTCCATACAACTCTCTCCTTTAAAAATCATTTCTTTATCTTCCCCGCAAACGTCGCACGGTTCTTGGAGAGGTTGGTCGGCGCACGATTCGCACACTTTCTGAGCGACGCAAAGGTTCGGTTTGTGAACTCCCGTATCTTGCTGGCTTTCAACGTCAAAGAAAATGTAGCAGAAAGTCGTGTCGTCTTCTTTACCGTTTTTCTTTACTTCGTGTGGTTTGATGTAACATTTATGTCCGGCGGGAAAGTTACCTTGACAGATGTGGCACCACAGATCCGTACAGTTGTGTTTCGCTCCTATTTTCAAGCAGTTTCTATTGATGACTCTATCGCACTTGTTGCACTTGTAGTATTGATTACATATCGTACCGAACCTTGAGACGCCTGAACCATTTCTCTTATGGTTCTCGAAACACGCGGACGATTTGAAATACCTTTTACAATCAGAACAGAACGCCCACGCGTCGACATCGTCGGTCGTCCGACAGCTTCCCGAATGACAAATTTTGCAAGAATTCTCGCAACGATGAAATCCTTTGTTATCGTACCCCTTCTTGCACTGGTGGCACCAATAACTTCGGTTAAGATAGGCGGCCATGGACGTAATCAGGTCGAAGTGATGGTTGTTATACAGGAGATATATGCCTTTATCTTTCGGAGGACCCTTGTATATAATCTTGTCAAACTGGTCTTTGGAGACGACGCAGAGTTGGTAGTCGGGAATCACTTTCTGGAAACTTTCTACGTCTTCCAATCCGCAGGCGTCAAACTTGACGTTCGCTTTATCATGCATATCTCTAGCCTGATCTGTCTGATGTTTTTTTCCATCTCGTATGCTTCTCCATATACAATTTCTAGCATTCAATTCGTGTTTTGCGATACCCGTCACGATAGCTCGCGCGAGACACATGTTATCGCTCTGGTTGGTAATATCGACGATACATTTCAAATTTTCTTCTTCTCGTCCCACATTCTGAACATCTTCCCTATTGTTAGGCTTACCCCTTCGGGCATCTCCATGTGTACTACGTTGATTTCCATATCGCTATTTAGTTTCAGGTCTTTTTTGGACTGCAAGACGTGTTCTATACGCGCCATAAATCGGTCTATGGTTAGGTCATCTTTCTTGATGAAAGGCAAATTGATCGGTTTTTCCAGACTCGGCGCTTGTAGAACAATTCTGATCATGTCCCTAGGTCGAACACCGTCGGTGACACGATCCAACACATCGTCTATAATGTTCGACAGTAACGGGATGCTATCAACGGCGAACCGGTCGTCTAAATTTCTCAATCGTATCCCGTAATCTGTCGACGTAGCTTTAAATTTCTTGACGTGTTTGGCATTAAGAGTCTCGATGACGTAGTATTGAGATACGTTATCCGACACGCTGGGTTCCGGCGTTTCATTCCGTATTTCATTCGTTTCCTCAGGCTCCTCCTCTACTTCTGCTTCATTTATCAAGTCATCCAAGGTTTCATTGGCCGATCGTTTACGCGTTGTAGGAGCATCACCCGCCACGACCTGCAtagaatatatattattatactattatatcaaaaaaatacgttaaatgaatggtaaaataaaaaaataaagttaaaaaTCACGAACCGCAAAAACAAAAATTGAGCACAGAGTGTATTATATtagatttatttattaaataaaatacctgaaaagaatgttaacaaattctactTACGTTTTCGTCAGTAGTTGCGGGATTTTCACCACCCACCATATCAGATAACGGATCACCATCATCATCCACGATCAGTTCAATATGCGTTACGTCCGGTGTAAGATCCAATATTCTCTGGAAAGCGAGAGTTGAAATATCCGTCTGCCACACATCGGAATTGATGATTTCGTTCAACCGCTCAATATCGCATGAAGCTCTAATTTCTTCAACAATTTCGTTCGGCGCATTATTGCCGCTAGAGTTTCCCTCTCCTTGCGTCGTCAACTCAAAGAGTTTGTTTAACGCCAACTGGTACGAGTCGTCATCCAAGCCCTGACCGATGAGAAAATCCAACTCTTCTATAGACTGACAATCGTTGATTAAACGGTCCATTTTATTCCGTATGCTGGGCCGCTCATTCCAGGAATGAAAATTTATCCGTAGACACCAGCGTTTTATATACGTTCGCTATGAAACACTCGACGTCATCGCTCGATAACTATTGTAGCGAGTGACACGCGCTCACGTTGTGTGTACACGTGAACGGTTCAATGTGCTATACTATATCACCGCTCGAAGTGTTTGACGTCATCACTCGGCCGTAAGACTTCGGAGAGATAACATCGTTATATCACGCAGCGCTAAATTATTATACTCGATCATGTACCCGTCGTTATCTTCGTTTTTTTTTATTACGTGTCgtgttttttaccaaacctacaaCAATATTGGAAATATATTAATGGAATAATGGACGAAAAGAAGAGAGGGATTAAAAAGACTAAACAAAGCaacagtttcttttttttttttatcttcgtGAATTTTATGATATGTTCTGTTTTAGCATAATCTACAACATATGAGAAATATATTTGTTGAATAATGGACGAAAAGAAGAGAGATAAAATAGACTATACAACAATTTCTTTTTTAGCTTCGTGATTTTATTAAGCGTTGTGCTTTTTTGCCAAACTTACAGCGATCTTGGAAATATATTAATGGAATAATATACCTTTGTTGGAATTACTATATCGTATTCTGTACTTTATTGGATTTATAATTATATCGTGTAGATCTACTTGGTCGGATATATTGCGGGAGAATGTACTTGCCGGTAAGTCACATATTCTGGATTACAACGTTCATCGCATCTCTCCGTCACGAATTTGTTTTTTCTGACGCAATGCTTGTACGGCGCTATCTATATTGGGTGAGACTTCTTTCAAAACGTTCCAATCTTGTAGACTCAAATTGATACCTTTCTGACTCGCCATCCATTTCTGGGTAACATTATGCTTGTAATATTCTCGGATGTTGATATAAATTTGATCTCTAAACGTTTGAATCACGACGTGTCGGTCTTCCCTAATAGGAACGCGAAGCATTTCACGATCCGATGGAAAAGCCGGTAATTTCCAACTCATTTCGGGCCGTTGTTCAATGGCGTGTATCTTCTCGTATGGAGTTGATCTCGCTCTTTTTTCCCAAGCTCTTTTATCCTTTCCAAGACCATGGTTAGAGGATGGACGGAACGTTTCTTTATTACGAAGGGCCGAATTTTCATAATCGGTATCCTCCGCTATCTTCGCTAATTGATCGTTATAATAAGAGAGATCATCGTCATCGTTCCATTCGCCAAAAACTTTCGTTTCCTTAAAAGTATTGCTGGATACCCCTTTTCCCGTAGCGAAAGATCCACTCTGCTGTTGATTGCTCGCCATACTGATCGTATTGAAATCGTGTCAAGGACTGGAGTTAATGCTGCGCACTCCTCTATTTATACACTCTGTCCAACGTGTCCCGTTTTTCTTTTTAAACGGCGATACGTCGTAAAtgttcaacaatttgtttttattttttcccgGCGATTCATGTTTTTCAACGGCGGTAAAACCTGTTGACGTCCGTAAATTTGCGCGATGTACGAGAATAAAACGGTCAATTTGAGCGTCGTTACGATACGATATTAGTTGGTTATTGGTTTCTTGTCCAGTTATCCACCGAACATGTTTTAACGAGCGAAATCACGTTGAGAGCGAGACGCGTGACTAATTGACACGCCAAACCAGCCACCGACCGTGTTTTTAACGAGCAAAATCACGTTGCAAAGCCTAGTCACAAATATTAGCGACGTTAAGTTGGAGCGAGACGCGTGGCTAATTGACACGCCAAACCAACCCCCGATCGTGTTTTTAACGAGTGAAATCACGTTGCAATGTCTAGTCAACGGTAGCGAATATTAGCGGCGTTAAATTGGAACGAGACACGTTGTTATTTGACACGCCGAACCACCCACCGATCGTGCTTGTAACGGTGCCGTTAAATTGGAACGAGAcacgttgtttaaaaaaaaccccaacattgTCCACCTATCGTGTTTGGTAACAACGCCACGTCCGCAAATGTTTGTAACGACCGTAATGTGTTGAAGAGTCTCG carries:
- the LOC140162243 gene encoding uncharacterized protein; translation: MDRDVDDYLKSLYYDVSGPGSLGNPDTKAAIVERFNRTLKDRIFRYFTRTNSSEYHRILRDAVHGYNASYHRSIKQSPASVNKDNESTVWKTLYGKYKRSRKSKKQNLLESGDLVRISVEKLPFRKGYLPQWSEELFVVAKRIDRRIPVYVLKDFNDEEIEGTFYGREIQKVTKDKDGLFKVEKVIRKRKRQGVTEYFVKWLGWPDKFNSWVVNLEDSV
- the LOC140162232 gene encoding uncharacterized protein F54H12.2-like encodes the protein MSLVSNHSCPCSKTETDLFSVPPTQTDILSSQFLEYKPLNAVTSDGPLEFTVPGSPDGYLDLSQTQLYIRAKITLPDGADIPQDAPVGPTNLFLHSMFNQVDVHLNDRMVSVASNTYAYRAMIETLLTYGSDATRSHLTSSLFYKDTPYKMDICDPALIDDEANVGLKKRAQFTHNSRVVDMVGMIHSDIFCQEKFLLGGGVTAKYPIRRVDVKSFSIPQGNLSFVRESLFTGQIPRRIIFGLVDNTAYNGAYAKNPYFFKHFNLNYLALHCNGETIPWKPLRPRFEEADAQPTHQGHIMAYQTLFQGTSNLHKDRGVQIAREDYAGGYTLFAFDLSPDASDDAHLNLLRNGSVRLELQFQVPLPNTVNLVVYAEWDSMLEITKSRSIVIDYDH